The segment GCATAGGTGATATTTTCGGTGAAATTGCCCCTATTGGAGGCACTGCTAGGTCCGCCTCCGTATATGCCGTTGACGATTCTACTTGCCTTGAAATTGATATCTCTAATTTTGATAAAGCGGTGGGCAAAGACAAATACACCTTCAGATATATCATGTACCGCGGATTTGCCGAGGTATTGGCCCAGCGCCTGATAAAGACGACGGAAGAACTGATATCCGCCAAGAATGAACGAAGTCTCGAAAAGAAACGTGAACAGAGTTAAAGCTCGATTTGAAAACAA is part of the Desulfobacterales bacterium genome and harbors:
- a CDS encoding cyclic nucleotide-binding domain-containing protein; this encodes MIEPNYIEDNNYIIQQMRRIPALSSFDETQFNELLQMSHIKKYKSGELIFEEGSYTNLIYYLISGKAKIIKKGRVLAVLSSIGDIFGEIAPIGGTARSASVYAVDDSTCLEIDISNFDKAVGKDKYTFRYIMYRGFAEVLAQRLIKTTEELISAKNERSLEKKREQS